In the genome of Rhodoferax sp. BAB1, one region contains:
- the fur gene encoding ferric iron uptake transcriptional regulator, with protein sequence MNTIDELKSTGLKATLPRLKVLEIFQKGTQRHMSAEDVFRVLLEDRSDVGLATVYRVLTQFEQAGILTRSNFEGGKAVYELNEGQHHDHLVCLDCGKVEEFFDAEIENRQNAVAKSRGFTLAEHALSLYAHCTKDKCPNRGQGGRGHHSAH encoded by the coding sequence ATGAACACCATCGACGAACTCAAGAGCACTGGCCTGAAAGCCACGCTGCCCCGCCTGAAGGTTCTGGAGATTTTTCAGAAGGGCACCCAGCGCCACATGAGCGCCGAGGACGTGTTCCGTGTGCTGCTGGAAGACCGCTCCGACGTGGGTCTGGCCACGGTCTACCGCGTGCTGACCCAGTTCGAGCAGGCCGGCATCCTGACGCGCAGCAATTTCGAGGGCGGCAAGGCCGTCTACGAGCTCAACGAGGGCCAGCATCACGACCATCTGGTCTGCCTGGATTGCGGCAAGGTCGAGGAGTTCTTCGACGCCGAGATCGAGAACCGGCAGAACGCCGTGGCCAAGTCGCGCGGCTTCACGCTCGCCGAACACGCGCTCAGCCTCTATGCCCACTGCACCAAGGACAAGTGCCCGAACCGCGGCCAGGGCGGACGCGGCCACCACTCAGCTCATTGA
- a CDS encoding PTS sugar transporter subunit IIA: MNRLASILPTAQVLVHVDATSKKRAFEEVGLLFENLHGLNRALVTDSLFARERLGSTGLGHGVAIPHGRIKGLKSPMAAVVQLAQPIGFDAPDELPVSLLIFLLVPEAATQKHLEILSEIAELLSDTALRAKLNTCATSGELHELIASWRSAQPA, encoded by the coding sequence ATGAATCGTCTTGCGTCCATCCTGCCGACCGCACAAGTGCTTGTGCATGTCGATGCCACGAGTAAAAAACGTGCTTTCGAGGAGGTGGGCCTGCTGTTCGAGAACCTGCACGGCCTCAATCGCGCCCTGGTGACCGACAGCCTGTTTGCGCGCGAGCGCCTGGGCTCCACCGGTCTGGGCCATGGCGTGGCCATCCCGCACGGACGCATCAAGGGACTGAAGTCGCCCATGGCCGCCGTGGTGCAGCTGGCCCAGCCCATCGGCTTCGACGCGCCCGACGAGTTGCCCGTCAGCCTGCTGATCTTCCTGCTGGTGCCCGAAGCGGCCACGCAGAAGCACCTGGAAATCTTGTCCGAGATCGCCGAGTTGCTGAGCGACACCGCCTTGCGCGCCAAACTCAACACCTGCGCCACGTCGGGCGAGCTGCACGAGCTGATCGCCAGCTGGCGCTCGGCCCAGCCGGCCTGA
- a CDS encoding 5'-methylthioadenosine/adenosylhomocysteine nucleosidase, whose protein sequence is MTTAILSALAEEQQGLIELLREPRRVARAGREFWLGELHGTPVVLALSRIGKVAAATTTTTLIEAFGVQRLIFTGVAGGIGPGVQVGDVVVASEFVQHDMDASPLFPRYQIPLYDRERFACDIALGEALLAASRASLESLALPATVHHGLIASGDRFVSAAEEARALHAALSNAGHAPLAVEMEGAAVAQVCHDYAIPYAAVRTISDRADDSAHVDFPQFVTEVASRYALAIIDEFVRELNKSSARGV, encoded by the coding sequence GTGACCACGGCCATCCTCAGCGCGTTGGCCGAAGAGCAGCAGGGGCTGATCGAACTGTTGCGCGAACCCCGGCGCGTCGCGCGTGCCGGGCGCGAGTTCTGGCTGGGCGAGCTGCACGGCACCCCCGTCGTGCTGGCGCTCTCGCGTATCGGCAAGGTGGCTGCGGCCACCACGACCACCACCCTGATCGAGGCCTTCGGTGTTCAGCGCCTGATCTTCACCGGCGTGGCCGGCGGCATCGGCCCCGGCGTGCAGGTGGGCGACGTGGTGGTGGCCAGCGAGTTCGTGCAGCACGACATGGACGCCTCGCCGCTGTTCCCGCGTTACCAGATCCCCCTCTACGACCGTGAGCGTTTTGCCTGCGACATCGCCCTGGGCGAGGCTTTGCTGGCGGCAAGCCGTGCCAGCCTCGAAAGCCTGGCCTTGCCAGCCACGGTGCACCACGGCCTGATCGCCAGTGGCGACCGTTTTGTCTCGGCCGCCGAAGAGGCGCGGGCCCTGCATGCGGCGCTCAGCAATGCGGGACATGCCCCGCTGGCCGTGGAAATGGAAGGCGCCGCCGTGGCCCAGGTCTGCCATGACTACGCCATCCCCTACGCCGCCGTGCGCACCATCTCCGACCGCGCCGACGACAGCGCCCACGTGGACTTCCCCCAATTCGTCACCGAAGTCGCCAGCCGCTACGCCCTGGCGATCATCGACGAGTTTGTGCGCGAACTGAACAAAAGCAGCGCCAGAGGGGTTTGA
- the corA gene encoding magnesium/cobalt transporter CorA — protein sequence MLNIFTLANGRLFQEEIESLEELSRFQPIWVDLESPTLEEKRWVKQYYGLSIPEDAMDEDIEESARFYEEDNGELHIRSDFLIADEAEPRTVRVAFILNQHNTGLRSCGVLFSIHDEDLPVFRLLRMRARRAPGLIEDAKEVLLKLFDADAEYSADTLEGIYDELEKAGKLVLSGDVTDALAGEVLGAIARQEDLNGRIRRNAMDTRRAVSFMLRSKMLNPEQFEEARQILRDIDSLDSHTAFLFDKINFLMDATVGFININQNKIIKIFSVASVALLPPTLIASLYGMNFQYMPELAQTWGYPYALALMVASALVPMWYFRRRGWLK from the coding sequence ATGCTCAACATCTTCACGCTCGCCAACGGCCGGCTCTTCCAGGAAGAGATCGAGTCGCTGGAGGAACTCTCCAGATTCCAGCCCATCTGGGTCGACCTGGAATCACCCACGCTCGAAGAGAAACGCTGGGTCAAGCAGTACTATGGCCTGTCCATCCCGGAAGACGCGATGGACGAGGACATCGAGGAATCCGCCCGCTTCTATGAGGAAGACAACGGCGAGCTGCACATCCGCAGCGACTTCCTGATCGCCGACGAGGCAGAGCCGCGCACCGTGCGCGTGGCCTTCATCCTGAACCAGCACAACACCGGCCTGCGCAGCTGTGGCGTGCTGTTTTCCATCCACGACGAAGACCTGCCCGTGTTCCGCCTGCTGCGTATGCGCGCGCGCCGCGCCCCCGGCCTGATCGAGGACGCCAAGGAAGTGCTGCTCAAGCTCTTCGACGCCGACGCCGAGTATTCGGCCGACACGCTCGAGGGCATCTATGACGAGCTGGAGAAAGCCGGCAAGCTCGTGCTCTCGGGGGACGTGACCGACGCGCTGGCCGGCGAGGTGCTGGGCGCCATCGCACGGCAGGAAGACCTGAACGGCCGCATCCGCCGCAATGCCATGGACACGCGCCGCGCGGTCAGCTTCATGCTGCGCAGCAAGATGCTCAACCCCGAACAGTTCGAGGAAGCGCGCCAGATCCTGCGCGACATCGACTCGCTGGACTCGCACACCGCCTTCCTGTTCGACAAGATCAACTTCCTGATGGACGCCACCGTCGGTTTCATCAACATCAACCAGAACAAGATCATCAAGATCTTCTCGGTGGCCAGCGTCGCGCTGCTGCCGCCCACGCTGATCGCCAGCCTCTACGGCATGAACTTCCAGTACATGCCCGAGCTCGCGCAGACCTGGGGCTACCCCTATGCGCTGGCGTTGATGGTGGCCAGTGCGCTGGTGCCGATGTGGTATTTCAGGCGGCGGGGCTGGTTGAAGTGA
- the dapB gene encoding 4-hydroxy-tetrahydrodipicolinate reductase — MTAQTHHPVAITGASGRMGRMLIEAVHATDDCRLAGALDVAASPAIGSDATAFLGHASGVHITADLKAGLQNARTLIDFTRPEGTMAHLKVCRELGVAMVIGTTGFTEAQKAEIAAAARDIAIMLSPNMSVGVNVTLKLLEMAAKALNTGYDIEIIEAHHRHKVDAPSGTAIKMGEVIAGALGRDLKDCAVYERYGHTGERDPSSIGFATIRGGDIVGDHTVLFAGTGERIEVTHKSASRVTYAQGSLRAVRFLAGRPSGLYDMFDVLGLK, encoded by the coding sequence ATGACTGCACAGACACACCATCCCGTCGCCATCACCGGCGCTTCCGGTCGCATGGGCCGCATGCTGATCGAAGCCGTGCACGCGACCGACGATTGCCGGCTGGCCGGCGCGCTCGATGTGGCGGCCAGCCCGGCCATCGGCAGCGATGCCACCGCCTTCCTGGGCCACGCCAGCGGCGTGCACATCACGGCCGACCTGAAGGCCGGCCTGCAGAATGCCCGCACCCTGATCGACTTCACGCGGCCCGAGGGCACCATGGCCCACCTCAAGGTCTGCCGCGAGCTGGGCGTGGCCATGGTGATCGGCACCACCGGCTTTACCGAGGCGCAGAAGGCCGAGATCGCCGCTGCCGCCAGGGACATCGCCATCATGCTCTCGCCCAATATGAGCGTGGGCGTGAACGTCACGCTCAAGCTGCTGGAGATGGCAGCCAAGGCGCTGAACACGGGCTACGACATCGAGATCATCGAGGCGCACCACCGCCACAAGGTGGACGCGCCCTCGGGCACGGCCATCAAGATGGGCGAGGTGATTGCCGGCGCACTGGGCCGCGACCTGAAGGACTGTGCCGTCTACGAGCGTTACGGCCACACCGGCGAGCGCGATCCCTCCAGCATCGGTTTTGCCACCATCCGCGGCGGTGACATCGTGGGTGACCACACCGTGCTCTTCGCCGGCACCGGCGAGCGCATCGAGGTCACGCACAAATCCGCCAGCCGCGTGACCTACGCCCAGGGCAGCCTGCGCGCCGTGCGCTTCCTGGCCGGACGCCCCAGCGGCCTGTACGACATGTTCGACGTGCTCGGGCTCAAGTGA
- the hprK gene encoding HPr(Ser) kinase/phosphatase yields the protein MRPTVVSAEVLFEEFRGKLKWEWVAGLGASERRFDEVAVRAANSGADLVGHLNYIHPYRLQVLGEREVAYLTSATPEDCERRISRITTLEPPVLVLADGQKVPPALLAMCEEANIPMFASPESSAYVIDVLRSYLSRHFADRASMHGVLMDILGLGVLITGESGLGKSELGLELISRGHGLVADDAVDLYRVNQDTIEGRCPELLRNLLEVRGIGLLDIRAIFGETAVRRKMRLKLIVHLVRRETLERDYERIPYEPLTQDVLGIPVRKAVIQVVAGRNLAVLVEAAVRNTILQLRGIDTYQEFVERHRKAMGES from the coding sequence GTGAGACCGACCGTCGTCAGCGCCGAGGTCCTGTTCGAGGAATTCCGCGGCAAGCTCAAGTGGGAGTGGGTGGCGGGCCTGGGAGCTTCCGAGCGTCGCTTCGACGAAGTGGCCGTGCGTGCGGCCAATTCCGGCGCCGACCTGGTTGGCCACCTCAACTACATCCATCCCTATCGCCTGCAGGTGCTGGGCGAGCGTGAGGTCGCCTACCTGACCAGCGCCACGCCGGAAGATTGCGAGCGCCGCATCTCGCGCATCACCACGCTGGAGCCGCCTGTGCTCGTGCTGGCCGATGGCCAGAAGGTGCCGCCGGCGCTGCTGGCCATGTGCGAGGAGGCCAACATCCCCATGTTCGCCTCGCCGGAGTCCTCGGCCTATGTGATCGACGTGCTGCGCAGCTACCTGTCGCGGCACTTCGCCGACCGTGCCTCCATGCACGGTGTGCTGATGGACATCCTGGGCCTGGGCGTGCTGATCACCGGCGAGTCCGGTCTGGGCAAGAGCGAGCTGGGGCTGGAGCTGATCTCGCGCGGCCACGGCCTGGTGGCCGACGACGCGGTGGATCTCTACCGCGTGAACCAGGACACCATCGAAGGCCGCTGCCCCGAGCTGCTACGCAACCTGCTCGAGGTGCGCGGCATCGGCCTGCTCGACATACGTGCCATCTTTGGCGAGACCGCGGTGCGGCGCAAGATGCGCCTCAAGCTCATCGTGCACCTGGTACGGCGCGAGACGCTGGAGCGCGACTACGAGCGCATTCCCTACGAGCCGCTGACGCAGGACGTGCTGGGCATCCCGGTGCGCAAGGCGGTGATCCAGGTGGTGGCCGGCCGCAACCTGGCCGTGCTGGTGGAGGCGGCGGTGCGCAACACCATCCTGCAGCTGCGCGGCATCGATACCTACCAGGAGTTTGTCGAGCGCCATCGCAAGGCCATGGGCGAGAGCTAG
- a CDS encoding outer membrane protein assembly factor BamE, translating to MFIFHRAPGRLGLALLLGAALSACSFLQPYRVPVVQGNVVTREQVGVLRPGMSRIQVRDILGTPLLASVFHADRWDYVFTLKRQGAEPQARRVTVYFKGEVLDRFEADPLPSETEFAATLGGREKPKVPVLEAAPEKLQEFPAPAPAPEAKPLPPLPASYPPLEPAAR from the coding sequence ATGTTCATTTTCCATCGCGCCCCCGGCCGCCTGGGGCTGGCCCTGCTCTTGGGCGCCGCCCTCTCGGCCTGCAGCTTCCTGCAGCCTTACCGTGTACCGGTGGTGCAGGGCAATGTGGTCACGCGCGAACAGGTGGGGGTGCTGCGCCCCGGCATGAGCCGCATCCAGGTGCGCGACATCCTGGGCACGCCGCTGCTGGCCAGCGTCTTTCACGCCGATCGCTGGGACTACGTCTTCACCCTCAAGCGCCAGGGCGCCGAACCGCAGGCGCGCCGTGTCACCGTCTACTTCAAGGGCGAGGTGCTCGACCGCTTCGAGGCGGATCCCCTGCCCAGCGAAACCGAGTTCGCCGCCACCCTGGGCGGCCGCGAGAAGCCCAAGGTGCCGGTGCTGGAGGCGGCGCCGGAAAAGCTGCAGGAATTCCCCGCCCCGGCCCCGGCCCCCGAAGCCAAGCCCCTGCCCCCGCTGCCGGCCAGCTACCCGCCGCTGGAGCCGGCCGCCCGCTGA
- the hpf gene encoding ribosome hibernation-promoting factor, HPF/YfiA family codes for MNLTISGHHLEVTPALRSYVTTKLDRITRHFDQVVDVKVLLTVEKQKEKERRQRAECNIHVKGNDLFAESSHEDLYAAVDELVDKLDRQVVRHKDRLQDHHHDAAKRLM; via the coding sequence ATGAACCTGACGATCAGCGGTCATCACCTCGAAGTCACCCCCGCCCTGCGCAGTTATGTCACGACCAAGCTTGATCGAATCACCCGGCACTTTGACCAGGTTGTCGATGTCAAGGTGCTACTCACCGTTGAAAAACAGAAGGAAAAGGAACGACGGCAACGTGCTGAATGCAATATCCACGTCAAGGGCAATGACCTGTTCGCGGAAAGCTCCCACGAGGACCTCTACGCAGCCGTGGATGAACTGGTCGACAAGCTCGACCGCCAGGTGGTCCGCCACAAGGACCGCCTGCAGGACCACCACCACGATGCGGCCAAGCGCCTGATGTAG
- the pntB gene encoding Re/Si-specific NAD(P)(+) transhydrogenase subunit beta, protein MSQSLATVAYLGAAILFILSLGGLSNPETSRRGNLFGMVGMALAVLATVFGPRVSAAGIPWIIAALLVGGSIGLYAAKVVKMTQMPELVALMHSLVGLAACLVGFASYVDTSIQLAGAEKVIHEVEIYVGILIGAVTFSGSLIAFGKLNGKIGGKPLLLPARHWLNLAGLLIVIWFVREFIQAKTVAEGMTPLIVMTVIALLFGIHMVMAIGGADMPVVVSMLNSYSGWAAAATGFMLSNDLLIVTGALVGSSGAILSYIMCNAMNRNFISVIAGGFGSGGGATPAKSGEAAAPQGEVVPVTAADTAELLREAKSVVIVPGYGMAVAQAQHTVFEITKTLREKGVKVRFAIHPVAGRMPGHMNVLLAEAKVPYDIVMEMDEINEDFPDTDIAMVIGANDIVNPAAQDDPGSPIAGMPVLEVWKAKTSIVMKRSMASGYAGVDNPLFYKENNRMLFGDAKKMLDEVLVALKS, encoded by the coding sequence ATGTCCCAAAGTCTCGCTACGGTGGCCTACCTCGGTGCCGCCATCCTTTTCATCCTGAGCCTGGGTGGCCTGTCCAACCCTGAAACCTCGCGTCGCGGCAACCTGTTCGGCATGGTCGGCATGGCCCTGGCCGTGCTGGCCACGGTGTTCGGCCCGCGTGTCAGTGCGGCCGGCATCCCCTGGATCATCGCTGCGCTGCTGGTCGGCGGCAGCATCGGTCTCTACGCCGCCAAGGTGGTGAAGATGACGCAGATGCCCGAGCTGGTGGCGCTCATGCACAGCCTGGTGGGCCTGGCGGCCTGCCTGGTCGGTTTTGCCAGCTACGTCGACACCTCGATCCAGCTCGCCGGCGCGGAAAAGGTCATCCACGAAGTGGAGATCTACGTCGGCATCCTGATCGGTGCGGTGACCTTCTCCGGCTCGCTGATCGCCTTCGGCAAGCTCAATGGCAAGATCGGCGGCAAGCCCCTGCTGCTGCCCGCCCGCCACTGGCTCAACCTGGCCGGCCTGCTGATCGTGATCTGGTTCGTGCGCGAGTTCATCCAGGCCAAGACCGTGGCCGAGGGCATGACCCCGCTGATCGTGATGACCGTCATCGCCCTGCTGTTCGGCATCCACATGGTGATGGCCATCGGCGGCGCCGACATGCCGGTGGTGGTGTCCATGCTCAACAGCTACTCGGGCTGGGCCGCTGCGGCCACCGGTTTCATGCTGTCCAACGACCTGCTGATCGTGACCGGCGCGCTGGTGGGCTCCTCCGGCGCCATCCTGTCCTACATCATGTGCAACGCGATGAACCGCAACTTCATCAGCGTGATCGCCGGGGGCTTCGGCTCCGGTGGCGGTGCGACCCCGGCCAAGTCGGGCGAGGCCGCAGCGCCGCAAGGTGAAGTCGTGCCGGTCACGGCCGCCGACACCGCCGAGCTGCTGCGCGAGGCCAAGAGCGTTGTCATCGTGCCGGGCTACGGCATGGCGGTGGCGCAGGCCCAGCACACGGTCTTCGAGATCACCAAGACCCTGCGCGAGAAAGGTGTCAAGGTACGTTTCGCCATCCACCCGGTGGCCGGCCGTATGCCGGGCCACATGAACGTGTTGCTGGCCGAGGCCAAGGTGCCTTACGACATCGTGATGGAGATGGACGAGATCAACGAGGACTTCCCGGACACCGACATCGCCATGGTCATCGGCGCCAACGACATCGTCAACCCGGCCGCGCAGGACGACCCGGGCAGCCCGATCGCCGGCATGCCGGTGCTGGAGGTGTGGAAGGCCAAGACCTCCATCGTCATGAAGCGTTCCATGGCTTCGGGTTACGCCGGTGTGGACAACCCGCTGTTCTACAAGGAGAACAACCGCATGCTGTTCGGCGACGCCAAGAAAATGCTGGACGAGGTGCTGGTCGCACTCAAGAGCTGA
- a CDS encoding long-chain-fatty-acid--CoA ligase, protein MSDRIWLKSYPEGVPADLPPSPYPSLVALMEESFRQYADRPAYSFMGKEMSFGETDRQSRAFAAYLQGLGLAQGDRVAIMMPNVPQYPVVVAAILRAGYVVVNVNPLYTARELEHQLKDSGSKAIVIIENFAHTLEKCIAATPVKHVVLCAMGDRLGLLKGALVNFVVRKVKKMVPPFNLPQAVRFNEAVAKGERGTLRQPEIKPDDVAVLQYTGGTTGVSKGAVLLHRNVIANVLQSQLWNEPAMKKIPAGQQSTGICALPLYHIFAFTVGMMLSMRMGAKLVLIPNPRDLPAVLKELSKHVFHTFPAVNTLFNGLANHPDFNKVDWSNLKVSVGGGMAVQGAVAQKWFEKTGCPICEGYGLSETSPSASCNPVTATEYTGTIGVPIPGTWMKIIDDEGRDVPQGQPGEIAIKGPQVMAGYWQRPDETAKVMTPDGWFKSGDVGVMDERGYFRIVDRKKDMILVSGFNVYPNEVEDVVAKLEGVLECACVGVADAQTGEAVKLVIVKKDPALTEEKVRAWCRENMTGYKQPRVIEFRTDLPKTPVGKILRRELRDKA, encoded by the coding sequence ATGAGCGACCGCATCTGGCTCAAGAGCTACCCCGAAGGCGTGCCCGCCGATCTGCCGCCTTCGCCCTATCCCTCGCTGGTGGCGCTGATGGAAGAAAGCTTCCGCCAGTACGCCGACCGCCCGGCCTACAGCTTCATGGGCAAGGAAATGAGCTTCGGCGAGACCGACCGCCAAAGCCGTGCCTTCGCCGCCTACCTGCAGGGCCTGGGCCTGGCCCAGGGCGACCGTGTCGCCATCATGATGCCCAATGTGCCGCAGTACCCGGTGGTGGTGGCGGCCATCCTGCGCGCCGGTTACGTGGTGGTGAACGTCAACCCCCTGTACACCGCGCGCGAGCTCGAGCACCAGCTCAAGGACTCCGGTTCGAAAGCCATCGTCATCATCGAGAACTTCGCCCACACGCTGGAGAAGTGCATCGCTGCCACCCCCGTCAAGCACGTGGTGCTGTGCGCCATGGGCGACCGCCTGGGCCTGCTCAAGGGCGCCTTGGTCAACTTCGTGGTGCGCAAGGTCAAGAAGATGGTGCCGCCCTTCAATCTGCCGCAGGCCGTGCGTTTCAACGAGGCCGTGGCCAAGGGCGAACGCGGCACCCTGCGCCAGCCCGAGATCAAACCCGACGACGTGGCCGTGCTGCAGTACACCGGTGGCACCACCGGTGTTTCCAAGGGCGCGGTGCTGCTGCACCGCAACGTCATTGCCAACGTGCTGCAGTCCCAGCTCTGGAACGAGCCGGCCATGAAGAAGATCCCGGCCGGCCAGCAGTCCACGGGCATCTGCGCCCTGCCGCTGTACCATATCTTCGCCTTCACGGTGGGCATGATGCTGTCCATGCGCATGGGCGCCAAGCTGGTGCTGATCCCCAATCCGCGCGACCTGCCGGCCGTGCTCAAGGAGCTGTCCAAGCACGTGTTCCACACCTTCCCGGCGGTCAACACCCTGTTCAACGGCCTGGCCAACCACCCCGACTTCAACAAGGTCGACTGGAGCAACCTCAAGGTCTCGGTTGGCGGCGGCATGGCGGTGCAGGGCGCGGTGGCGCAGAAATGGTTCGAGAAGACCGGCTGCCCGATCTGCGAGGGCTATGGCCTGTCGGAGACCAGCCCTTCGGCCAGCTGCAATCCGGTGACGGCGACCGAGTACACCGGCACCATCGGCGTGCCGATCCCCGGCACCTGGATGAAGATCATCGACGACGAGGGCCGCGACGTGCCCCAGGGCCAGCCCGGCGAGATCGCCATCAAGGGGCCGCAGGTCATGGCCGGCTACTGGCAGCGCCCGGACGAGACCGCCAAGGTCATGACGCCCGACGGCTGGTTCAAGAGCGGTGACGTGGGCGTGATGGACGAGCGCGGTTACTTCCGCATCGTCGACCGCAAGAAGGACATGATCCTGGTCAGCGGCTTCAACGTCTACCCGAACGAGGTCGAGGACGTGGTGGCCAAACTCGAGGGCGTGCTGGAATGCGCCTGCGTGGGTGTGGCCGATGCCCAGACCGGCGAGGCCGTCAAGCTGGTGATCGTGAAGAAGGACCCGGCCCTCACCGAGGAGAAGGTGCGCGCCTGGTGCCGCGAGAACATGACCGGCTACAAGCAGCCGCGCGTGATCGAGTTCCGCACCGACCTGCCCAAGACCCCGGTCGGCAAGATCCTGCGCCGCGAACTTCGCGACAAGGCCTGA